In uncultured Methanobrevibacter sp., a single genomic region encodes these proteins:
- a CDS encoding zinc ribbon domain-containing protein translates to MPTCPNCGEIVMEGDPYCSNCGTIFSWDDDDEESSDDYDDYDYDDEESEPDDYDFYDY, encoded by the coding sequence ATGCCGACCTGTCCGAACTGCGGAGAGATAGTGATGGAGGGTGATCCCTACTGCTCCAACTGCGGAACAATTTTCAGTTGGGATGATGACGACGAGGAATCCTCAGACGATTATGATGACTATGATTATGATGATGAGGAATCCGAACCGGATGACTATGATTTCTACGACTATTGA